The proteins below come from a single Xyrauchen texanus isolate HMW12.3.18 chromosome 3, RBS_HiC_50CHRs, whole genome shotgun sequence genomic window:
- the LOC127626322 gene encoding iron-sulfur cluster assembly scaffold protein IscU-like has protein sequence MAFAAAVKRCASSVLFNRTLSLPELRPACSYHKKVVDHYENPQNVGSLDKNAKNVGTGLVGAPACGDVMKLQIQVDENGKIVDARFKTFGCGSAIASSSLATEWVKGKSIDEALKIKNTEIAKELCLPPVKLHCSMLAEDAIKAALADYRLKQKDEKEMLAEARN, from the exons ATGGCGTTCGCAGCGGCAGTCAAGCGTTGTGCATCTTCTGTACTTTTCAACAGAACATTATCATTGCCAGAGCTCAGACCCGCATGCTCTTATCACAAAAAG GTGGTGGACCACTATGAAAACCCTCAAAATGTTGGTTCCCTGGACAAGAATGCCAAGAATGTGGGCACTGGTCTGGTTGGTGCACCTGCATGTGGGGATGTGATGAAATTACAG ATTCAGGTGGATGAGAATGGAAAGATAGTTGATGCCCGATTCAAAACATTTGGGTGTGGATCAGCCATTGCCTCCAGCTCTCTGGCCACAGAATGGGTGAAGGGGAAATCG ATTGATGAagcacttaaaataaaaaacacagagaTTGCCAAAGAACTTTGTCTTCCACCAGTCAAACTACATTGCTCTA TGCTTGCAGAGGATGCAATCAAGGCTGCGTTAGCAGACTACAGACTTAAACAGAAGGATGAAAAGGAGATGCTTGCAGAAGCTAGAAATTAA
- the tmem119a gene encoding transmembrane protein 119, whose protein sequence is MSLSFSLRFICVLLVAVWGSSFFIEAVPFNVSMEGSGDESELIFPIARTTHIPPSPSNSPNITTTFIRIKDFIFNQVVDFLKENLLLIIVVTSLLVVIIFIVCCASAMSHKRKLEAYYPPKTYAPRKYMSQPNRAMEKPQQTKPQNQIQDIKTTAANTHREPSKALVGEKEGKDPLPRLKEVQKMEDVEEVEMQKEEPQPSTSNATSSQPQVCTCHLRKANPSTA, encoded by the coding sequence ATGtcactctctttttctctgcGCTTTATCTGTGTGCTCCTGGTTGCTGTCTGGGGCAGCAGTTTCTTCATTGAAGCAGTCCCATTCAACGTGTCCATGGAGGGCAGCGGGGACGAATCCGAACTCATCTTTCCCATCGCTCGAACCACCCATATTCCCCCTTCCCCCTCCAATTCTCCAAACATCACCACCACCTTCATCCGCATCAAAGACTTTATCTTCAACCAGGTGGTGGACTTCCTGAAGGAGAACTTGCTGCTTATTATAGTTGTGACTTCTCTCTTAGTAGTCATCATCTTCATCGTCTGCTGTGCCTCTGCGATGAGCCACAAACGCAAACTTGAGGCCTACTACCCACCGAAGACCTATGCACCCAGGAAATATATGAGCCAACCCAATAGAGCTATGGAGAAGCCACAACAGACCAAACCTCAAAACCAGATCCAGGATATCAAGACGACTGCTGCAAATACCCACCGAGAACCTTCCAAAGCACTGGTAGGGGAGAAGGAAGGGAAAGACCCCCTACCCAGGCTGAAGGAGGTCCAGAAGATGGAGGATGTTGAAGAGGTGGAGATGCAGAAAGAGGAACCTCAGCCAAGCACCTCAAATGCCACCTCAAGTCAACCGCAGGTCTGCACCTGCCATCTTAGAAAGGCCAATCCCTCTACAGCGTGA